The Glycine max cultivar Williams 82 chromosome 12, Glycine_max_v4.0, whole genome shotgun sequence genome window below encodes:
- the LOC100809324 gene encoding serine/threonine-protein kinase SRK2A isoform X1, which produces MDKYELVKDIGSGNFGVARLMRHKDTKELVAMKYIERGHKIDENVAREIINHRSLRHPNIIRFKEVVLTPTHLGIVMEYAAGGELFERICSAGRFSEDEARYFFQQLISGVSYCHSMQICHRDLKLENTLLDGSPAPRLKICDFGYSKSSLLHSRPKSTVGTPAYIAPEVLSRREYDGKLADVWSCGVTLYVMLVGAYPFEDQDDPKNFRKTINRIMAVQYKIPDYVHISQDCRHLLSRIFVANPARRITIKEIKSHPWFLKNLPRELTEVAQAAYYRKENPTFSLQSIEGIMNIVEEAKTPPPASRSIGGFGWGGEEEEDETKEEEDETKEEAVTEAEEDEYEKRVKEAQASGEFHVS; this is translated from the exons ATGGACAAATACGAGCTCGTCAAGGATATAGGATCTGGGAATTTCGGTGTGGCCAGGCTCATGCGTCACAAAGACACCAAGGAGCTTGTTGCCATGAAATACATTGAACGGGGTCACAAG ATTGATGAGAATGTTGCGAGGGAAATCATAAACCATAGAAGTCTTCGGCACCCTAATATTATTCGGTTCAAGGAG GTGGTTCTGACTCCAACACATCTGGGTATTGTTATGGAGTATGCAGCTGGTGGAGAGCTCTTTGAGAGGATTTGCAGTGCTGGAAGATTCAGCGAAGATGAG GCTCGATATTTCTTCCAGCAGCTCATCTCAGGAGTTAGCTACTGTCATTCCATG CAAATCTGCCATCGAGACTTGAAGCTGGAGAACACCTTATTGGATGGCAGCCCTGCCCCACGGctcaaaatttgtgattttggttATTCTAAG TCATCTCTGCTTCATTCTAGGCCTAAGTCAACGGTGGGAACCCCAGCCTACATTGCACCAGAGGTTCTTTCACGTAGAGAATATGATGGAAAG TTAGCAGATGTATGGTCCTGTGGAGTGACTCTTTATGTAATGCTGGTGGGAGCATACCCATTTGAAGACCAAGACGATCCCAAAAATTTCAGGAAAACCATCAAT CGAATTATGGCTGTTCAATACAAGATCCCAGACTATGTTCACATATCTCAAGACTGTAGACATCTTCTATCTCGCATTTTTGTGGCAAATCCAGCTAGG AGAATCACCATTAAGGAAATCAAGTCCCATCCATGGTTTTTAAAGAACTTGCCCAGGGAATTAACAGAAGTAGCTCAAGCTGCCTACTACAGAAAAGAAAACCCAACCTTTTCTCTTCAGAGTATAGAGGGCATCATGAATATTGTTGAGGAGGCCAAGACTCCACCTCCAGCATCCAGGTCAATTGGAGGATTTGGCTGGGGaggggaagaagaagaggatgaAACAAAAGAAGAGGAGGatgaaacaaaagaagaagcagTGACCGAGGCTGAAGAAGATGAGTACGAAAAGAGAGTCAAGGAAGCACAGGCaagtggggaatttcatgtcagttaa
- the LOC100809324 gene encoding serine/threonine-protein kinase SRK2A isoform X2, which produces MEYAAGGELFERICSAGRFSEDEARYFFQQLISGVSYCHSMQICHRDLKLENTLLDGSPAPRLKICDFGYSKSSLLHSRPKSTVGTPAYIAPEVLSRREYDGKLADVWSCGVTLYVMLVGAYPFEDQDDPKNFRKTINRIMAVQYKIPDYVHISQDCRHLLSRIFVANPARRITIKEIKSHPWFLKNLPRELTEVAQAAYYRKENPTFSLQSIEGIMNIVEEAKTPPPASRSIGGFGWGGEEEEDETKEEEDETKEEAVTEAEEDEYEKRVKEAQASGEFHVS; this is translated from the exons ATGGAGTATGCAGCTGGTGGAGAGCTCTTTGAGAGGATTTGCAGTGCTGGAAGATTCAGCGAAGATGAG GCTCGATATTTCTTCCAGCAGCTCATCTCAGGAGTTAGCTACTGTCATTCCATG CAAATCTGCCATCGAGACTTGAAGCTGGAGAACACCTTATTGGATGGCAGCCCTGCCCCACGGctcaaaatttgtgattttggttATTCTAAG TCATCTCTGCTTCATTCTAGGCCTAAGTCAACGGTGGGAACCCCAGCCTACATTGCACCAGAGGTTCTTTCACGTAGAGAATATGATGGAAAG TTAGCAGATGTATGGTCCTGTGGAGTGACTCTTTATGTAATGCTGGTGGGAGCATACCCATTTGAAGACCAAGACGATCCCAAAAATTTCAGGAAAACCATCAAT CGAATTATGGCTGTTCAATACAAGATCCCAGACTATGTTCACATATCTCAAGACTGTAGACATCTTCTATCTCGCATTTTTGTGGCAAATCCAGCTAGG AGAATCACCATTAAGGAAATCAAGTCCCATCCATGGTTTTTAAAGAACTTGCCCAGGGAATTAACAGAAGTAGCTCAAGCTGCCTACTACAGAAAAGAAAACCCAACCTTTTCTCTTCAGAGTATAGAGGGCATCATGAATATTGTTGAGGAGGCCAAGACTCCACCTCCAGCATCCAGGTCAATTGGAGGATTTGGCTGGGGaggggaagaagaagaggatgaAACAAAAGAAGAGGAGGatgaaacaaaagaagaagcagTGACCGAGGCTGAAGAAGATGAGTACGAAAAGAGAGTCAAGGAAGCACAGGCaagtggggaatttcatgtcagttaa
- the LOC100817332 gene encoding thiamine biosynthetic bifunctional enzyme TH1, chloroplastic, which translates to MSVRVLQAEADMKIPHVLSVAGSDSGGGAGIQADLKTCGARRVYCSTVITAVTAQNTAGVQGLNILPEDFVADQLHSVLSDMHVHVVKTGMLPSLNIVKVLSQTLRKFPIKALVVDPVMISTSGDVLVGPSVLAGFLEELLPMTDIVTPNIKEASVLLGGVPLKSVSDMRTAAKLIHDLGPRNVLVKGGDLPNSLDAIDVFFDGEDFYELCSPRVNTRNSHGTGCTLASCIAAELAKGSSMLSAVKTAKHFIQAALDYSRDMTIGNGAQGPFDHFLALKINQSSYRQNRFNPNDLLLYAVTDSAMNRKWDRSIAEAVKAAVEGGATIVQIREKDAETRDFLEAAKECLKICHSYGVPLLINDRIDVALACDADGVHVGQSDVPARLARTLLGPEKIIGVSCKTPEQAHQAWIDGADYIGCGGVYPTNTKANNRTIGLEGLKEICLASKLPVVAIGGIGLSNAREVMELGVPNLNGVAVVSALFGRECILTETRNLHALVS; encoded by the exons ATGAGTGTAAGGGTACTGCAAGCAGAAGCAGATATGAAAATACCACACGTGCTGAGTGTTGCTGGGTCTGATTCTGGAGGTGGTGCTGGAATCCAAGCTGACCTTAAGACTTGTGGGGCTCGCCGTGTCTACTGTTCCACTGTCATTACTGCTGTAACTGCTCAGAACACTGCTGGGGTTCAGGGACTCAACATTCTACCTGAAGATTTTGTTGCAGACCAGTTGCACTCTGTGCTCTCTGATATGCATGTTCATGTC GTCAAAACTGGCATGCTGCCCTCTCTTAATATAGTCAAGGTCCTTTCTCAGACCCTTAGGAAATTTCCCATAAAAG CTCTTGTGGTTGATCCTGTCATGATATCTACCAGTGGGGATGTACTTGTTGGTCCTTCCGTTCTTGCTGGATTTCT GGAGGAGCTGCTTCCCATGACTGACATTGTAACCCCAAATATAAAAGAGGCATCAGTTTTACTTGGTGGTGTGCCACTGAAATCAGTTTCTGACATGCGTACTGCTGCCaaattgatacatgatttgggtcCTAG GAATGTACTTGTCAAGGGTGGTGACCTCCCTAATTCGTTAGATGCTATTGATGTATTCTTTGATG GTGAGGATTTCTATGAGCTGTGTTCTCCGCGTGTAAATACTCGCAATAGTCATGGTACTGGTTGTACCTTGGCATCCTGCATAGCAGCAGAGCTGGCAAAGGGTTCATCAATGCTTTCTGCAGTTAAG ACAGCTAAACATTTTATTCAGGCCGCCTTGGATTATAGTAGAGACATGACAATTGGAAATGGAGCTCAAGGCCCTTTTGACCATTTTTTGGCACTTAAGATCAATCAGAGTTCTTATAGGCAGAATAGGTTCAATCCAAATGACTTGCTGTTATATGCTGTAACGGATTCGGCTATGAATAGGAAGTGGGACCGTTCTATTGCTGAAGCTGTTAAGGCTGCTGTAGAAGGAGGTGCTACCATTGTTCAAATAAG GGAGAAGGATGCTGAGACACGGGATTTTCTTGAAGCTGCCAAAGAATGCCTCAAAATATGCCATTCCTATGGAGTACCTTTACTTATAAATGATCGTATAGATGTGGCCCTTGCTTGTGATGCTGATGGTGTTCATGTTGGTCAGTCTGACGTGCCTGCACGTCTTGCTAGAACTCTCCTTGGTCCTGAAAAGATAATTGGTGTATCATGCAAGACGCCTGAACAAGCCCACCAAGCATGGATTGATGGTGCTGATTACATTGGTTGTGGTGGTGTTTATCCCACTAATACAAAGGCAAACAATCGTACTATAGGCTTAGAAGGCTTGAAGGAAATATGTCTGGCCTCTAAACTGCCTGTGGTTGCGATTGGTGGCATTGGTCTGTCAAATGCACGTGAAGTCATGGAACTTGGTGTACCAAATCTCAATGGGGTTGCTGTCGTTTCTGCTCTATTTGGCAGGGAATGTATTTTGACTGAGACAAGAAACCTGCACGCATTAGTAAGTTAG